A window of the Helianthus annuus cultivar XRQ/B chromosome 4, HanXRQr2.0-SUNRISE, whole genome shotgun sequence genome harbors these coding sequences:
- the LOC110936124 gene encoding probable E3 ubiquitin-protein ligase RHG1A, which translates to MQEQRGAMGSFSETLGFEHGSTSSDVVNSPSNRLPDYMSLNPASQEEENLTMWTVGEPSSSSGPSQSNQSHNEPRPDRGWPALMKSCPEPSSSTLSLGDRGSSSSSFSDPFGPSSDPFELEARQVSRKRKAVELSIGQSSSGVGSSNMFQRSEGGPSSWRTVSEDPPSDPTIPRLGLSIGEHPVRENAHRNVDPLPANNNNRESDVSVLRLNLPVENSNSNSNSSSLQSQLGLRVPALRRNLQSTSRWSRSSSARANRSPNLATPGDRNEPDSISDHPLFTPPSNATTASQTELNVNTGGNGNGNGVVTGSRSGPSSGPSSSHHPRRLSAFLRRSLLSATDLEGGGVGQNGNIFARIPPPLSGSSSSSSSSSQDAGIPPGHHHQPLSRSSLLLGRQLEGVFAFPHHSRTGTPGSEGRGRLVSEIRNVLDLMRRGEPLRFEDLMILDQSVFYGVADIHDRHRDMRLDIDNMSYEELLALEERIGNVNTGLTEETILKHIKQKQYVVETGQPNAEPCCICQEEYKDGDDLGTLDCGHDFHHGCLKQWLQQKNLCPICKSTGFATK; encoded by the exons ATGCAAGAACAGAGGGGTGCTATGGGTTCCTTTTCGGAAACATTAGGGTTCGAACACGGTTCAACATCAAGTGATGTCGTTAACTCTCCATCAAACCGGTTACCCGACTACATGTCTTTGAACCCAGCAAGTCAAGAAGAGGAGAATCTAACTATGTGGACCGTAGGTGAACCCAGTTCAAGTTCTGGCCCGAGTCAATCAAACCAGAGTCATAACGAACCGCGACCAGACCGTGGGTGGCCTGCTTTGATGAAATCTTGTCCTGAACCTTCATCTAGCACGCTTTCTTTGGGTGATCGTGGTTCATCCAGTTCATCGTTTTCCGACCCCTTTGGACCGTCTTCTGACCCTTTTGAGTTAGAGGCCCGTCAGGTTTCTCGTAAAAGAAAAGCAGTCGAGTTAAGCATTGGGCAATCTTCTTCAGGGGTCGGAAGTTCAAACATGTTTCAAAGATCCGAGGGTGGTCCGAGTTCGTGGCGCACAGTTTCAGAAGACCCCCCTTCCGACCCGACTATCCCGAGACTTGGATTGAGTATCGGTGAGCATCCTGTTCGTGAAAACGCTCATAGAAATGTTGACCCGCTACCGGCTAATAATAACAATCGGGAGTCTGATGTTTCGGTTCTGAGACTTAACCTGCCAGTTGAGAATtcaaattcgaattcgaattcatCCAGTCTTCAAAGCCAGCTTGGTTTACGGGTTCCAGCATTGAGAAGAAATTTACAATCAACATCGAGATGGAGTCGGAGTTCTAGTGCCAGAGCAAACCGGTCACCAAATCTTGCTACGCCAGGCGATCGAAACGAACCCGATTCGATTTCCGATCATCCGCTATTTACACCACCAAGTAACGCAACAACCGCTTCCCAAACCGAACTCAATGTAAACActggtggaaatggaaatggaaatggcgTTGTCACCGGTTCTCGATCCGGGCCGAGTTCCGGGCCTTCATCAAGCCATCATCCACGAAGACTATCAGCGTTTCTTCGGCGGTCGTTGTTGTCGGCTACTGATCTAGAGGGTGGCGGTGTAGGGCAGAATGGTAACATTTTTGCAAGAATTCCTCCGCCTTTGAGCGgttcgtcttcttcttcttcttcttcatcccaAGATGCTGGAATTCCGCCAGGTCATCATCATCAACCGCTCTCGAGATCTTCGTTGTTGCTCGGTAGACAACTTGAGGGCGTGTTCGCTTTCCCGCATCATTCACGGACCGGGACACCTGGCAGTGAAGGAAGAGGTCGGCTAGTCTCGGAG ATTCGCAATGTACTGGATCTTATGCGCAGGGGTGAACCGTTGAGATTTGAG GATCTTATGATCTTGGATCAATCAGTGTTCTATGGTGTTGCGGATATACACGATAGGCATAGAGATATGAGGCTTGATATAGATAATATGTCTTATGAG GAGCTTCTGGCATTGGAAGAGCGCATAGGAAATGTAAACACCGGTTTGACCGAAGAAACTATTTTAAAGCATATCAAACAGAAACAGTATGTCGTTGAAACGGGTCAGCCCAATGCAGAACCTTGCTGTATATGTCAG GAGGAATACAAGGATGGAGACGATCTCGGAACACTGGACTGCGGGCATGACTTTCATCATGGTTGCCTTAAACAATGGCTGCAACAAAAGAACTTGTGCCCAATTTGTAAGTCAACCGGGTTTGCGACTAAATGA